One genomic window of uncultured delta proteobacterium includes the following:
- a CDS encoding Ribonuclease II, which yields MSDSRVAFPTPGCLVECMQGNKPVLYWVLESGNDTVRILALGGKESKLAVSRLLPWYGPVFPADKTREAIGKILEEHARRREDAANGINILEIWDLAQGEVPHASAFWLAELAWENPDIDQVAAMGHAALACKTHFKFSPPDFEIYDAATVEKKTAEQDAMREREALASIGGEFFRNLWAVTDRKRTPLTAEEFPAAEHTVVFERLLRDRLADPETQNDAETWKLLTKSLPDDPHLPLLLAVAWGLVPEHHNFWLDRAGYEPDEAWTVPLADEVATLRASVAAASDAEPETASGPGGAPFISIDPASTADFDDAFSLAKNEDGTFSLSLAFACPARFWPFGGALDKAVCRRASSLYLPESDLHMMPQELVIAFSLLENERRPVGLLEMTLSAGGELLSLAPRLAWVTVAANLTLPGCQAVMDGPNATVPVTARQITAAAPYAAMLGHGLELARILQERRVAAGAVITERPDPDVTLEHEDGKTTVSVCHAPSTPSAQMVVGEFMILANNAWASWAAERGIPLIFRTQDVTLPKEFSGIWTEPEDIARIVKHLPPSSLELDHRPHTGLGVAIYAPLTSSIRRYTDLVNTAQIATYLQTGAPRLDRQQLASLQPAMSSFAEMTGRIQRYRPRYWKLLFYKQMGDRMWWDAVVVEENDAFAVLWLPLTQIAVRARRKTMGEKVYPGERVKVRIGKVDPLRNEIRVMAVSEQ from the coding sequence ATGTCTGATTCGCGCGTCGCCTTCCCCACCCCCGGCTGTCTTGTTGAATGCATGCAGGGGAACAAACCCGTTCTGTATTGGGTGCTGGAATCCGGGAACGATACTGTCCGCATCCTGGCTCTTGGCGGGAAGGAAAGCAAACTGGCCGTGTCGCGTCTTCTGCCATGGTACGGGCCGGTTTTTCCGGCGGACAAAACCCGCGAGGCCATCGGGAAAATTCTGGAAGAGCACGCGCGACGGCGGGAAGATGCCGCAAACGGCATCAATATCCTGGAAATCTGGGACCTGGCCCAGGGCGAGGTGCCGCACGCCTCGGCTTTCTGGCTGGCGGAACTGGCCTGGGAAAACCCGGACATCGACCAGGTGGCGGCCATGGGGCATGCGGCGCTGGCCTGTAAAACCCACTTCAAATTTTCCCCGCCGGACTTTGAAATCTATGACGCCGCCACCGTGGAGAAAAAAACCGCCGAGCAGGACGCCATGCGGGAACGCGAAGCCCTGGCGAGCATCGGCGGCGAATTTTTCCGCAACCTGTGGGCGGTTACTGACAGAAAACGCACGCCCCTGACGGCCGAAGAATTCCCGGCGGCGGAACACACCGTTGTATTTGAACGGCTGCTCCGGGACAGGCTGGCCGACCCGGAAACCCAAAACGATGCGGAAACCTGGAAACTGCTGACCAAAAGCCTGCCGGACGACCCGCACCTGCCGCTGCTTCTGGCCGTTGCCTGGGGCCTGGTGCCGGAACACCACAACTTCTGGCTGGACCGGGCCGGGTACGAACCGGACGAAGCCTGGACCGTCCCGCTCGCGGACGAAGTCGCGACGCTGCGCGCATCCGTCGCCGCCGCTTCGGACGCAGAGCCGGAGACCGCTTCCGGACCGGGCGGCGCGCCGTTCATCAGTATTGACCCCGCCTCCACGGCGGATTTTGACGACGCGTTTTCCCTGGCCAAAAACGAAGACGGCACCTTTTCCCTGTCCCTGGCGTTTGCTTGCCCGGCCAGATTCTGGCCTTTCGGCGGCGCCCTGGACAAGGCGGTCTGCCGCCGCGCGAGCAGTTTGTACCTGCCGGAATCCGATCTGCACATGATGCCCCAGGAACTGGTCATCGCGTTCAGCCTGCTGGAAAACGAGCGCCGTCCCGTGGGCCTTTTGGAGATGACCCTTTCAGCCGGGGGGGAACTGCTCTCCCTTGCTCCCAGGCTCGCCTGGGTCACGGTGGCCGCCAACTTGACTCTTCCCGGCTGCCAGGCTGTCATGGACGGGCCGAACGCCACCGTGCCGGTCACGGCCAGGCAGATCACCGCCGCCGCCCCTTACGCGGCCATGCTCGGCCACGGGCTGGAACTGGCCCGGATACTCCAGGAACGCCGCGTCGCGGCCGGGGCCGTCATCACCGAACGGCCGGACCCGGACGTGACCCTGGAACATGAAGACGGCAAGACCACGGTCTCCGTCTGCCACGCGCCGAGCACGCCTTCCGCCCAGATGGTCGTCGGGGAGTTCATGATCCTGGCCAACAACGCGTGGGCTTCCTGGGCCGCCGAGCGCGGCATCCCCCTTATTTTCCGCACCCAGGACGTTACCCTGCCCAAGGAGTTTTCCGGCATCTGGACCGAGCCGGAGGACATCGCGCGCATCGTCAAGCACTTGCCGCCCTCAAGCCTGGAGTTGGACCACCGCCCGCATACGGGCCTGGGCGTTGCCATTTACGCCCCTTTGACCTCATCCATAAGACGGTATACTGATCTGGTTAACACGGCGCAGATCGCAACCTACCTGCAAACGGGCGCACCGCGCCTCGACCGGCAGCAGCTCGCGTCTTTGCAGCCCGCCATGTCCTCCTTCGCGGAAATGACCGGGCGTATCCAGCGCTACCGGCCGCGCTACTGGAAGCTCTTGTTCTACAAACAGATGGGCGACAGGATGTGGTGGGATGCCGTGGTGGTTGAGGAAAACGACGCCTTTGCCGTGCTGTGGCTGCCGCTGACCCAGATCGCGGTGCGCGCGCGGCGCAAGACCATGGGCGAAAAAGTCTATCCCGGCGAAAGGGTGAAAGTGCGGATCGGCAAGGTCGATCCGTTGCGGAACGAAATCCGCGTCATGGCCGTTTCAGAACAGTGA
- the plsY gene encoding Glycerol-3-phosphate acyltransferase: MLGWLWLPVAYVLGSIPFGLIVATKFCGLDPRAGGSGNTGATNVARLCGPKWGVVVLVCDALKGLVAVAVAMHLAPDSAFLHSLAAMAAIIGHRYSLFMGFKGGKAVATTVGVFIPLAFWQLVVAGAVCILVIWRSGFVSLGSLTLVTLLPVLLLVSGSWGPLPLAILVMALVYYAHRENIRRLMRGEEKPWLKPKEKTE, translated from the coding sequence ATGCTTGGTTGGTTGTGGCTGCCCGTTGCGTACGTGCTGGGGTCCATCCCCTTCGGCCTTATTGTCGCCACGAAGTTTTGCGGGCTTGACCCGCGAGCCGGCGGGAGCGGCAATACCGGCGCGACCAACGTCGCCCGGCTCTGCGGCCCCAAGTGGGGCGTTGTCGTGCTCGTCTGCGACGCGCTGAAAGGCCTTGTGGCCGTGGCCGTGGCCATGCATCTGGCGCCGGATTCCGCTTTTCTGCACTCCCTCGCCGCCATGGCGGCCATTATCGGCCACCGCTATTCCCTGTTCATGGGATTCAAGGGCGGCAAGGCCGTGGCCACCACCGTGGGCGTATTCATCCCCCTGGCCTTCTGGCAGCTTGTCGTGGCCGGAGCCGTCTGCATCCTGGTCATCTGGCGCTCGGGCTTCGTGTCCCTGGGGTCCTTGACTCTGGTTACGCTCCTGCCCGTGCTGCTGCTCGTTTCCGGTTCCTGGGGGCCGCTCCCCCTCGCCATCCTCGTCATGGCTCTGGTGTATTACGCGCACCGGGAAAACATCCGCCGCCTCATGCGCGGCGAGGAAAAGCCCTGGCTGAAGCCGAAAGAAAAAACGGAATAA
- a CDS encoding L-threonine synthase, whose protein sequence is MSSPRAADTFPSYRGTMQYHCLSCDARHGIDELLYTCPSCGEVLLLEDTGFDRLKKTSGREWRDIFDTRASTRNPSLRGIFRFYELMAPVVEEKDVLYLGEGNTPIVAASGALAGEVGVPFAYKNDGQNPSASFKDRGMACAFSYLQSLVRKHNWDSVLTICASTGDTSAAAALYASYLGGPIKSVVLLPQGKVTPQQLSQPLGSGATVLEIPGVFDDCMKVVEQLADTYRVALLNSKNSWRILGQESFSFEVAQWYGWDVSNLAIFVPIGNAGNVTAIMSGFLKLHALGIIEKLPRLFGVQSEHADPVYRYYAVPDASKRHYAPVTVTPSVAQAAMIGNPVSFPRVKHLAEKYTAIGGEQAFQVMQVTEQSIMDSMIQANRHGHIACTQGGETLAGLKAALHHGLMRKGETAVLDSTAHALKFMDFQNMYFTDSFPAEYGVTPDPALANAPKLVIGGDKKAALPEKEFTLAAAAAVAETLGLQKR, encoded by the coding sequence ATGAGCTCACCCCGCGCCGCCGACACGTTCCCCTCCTACCGGGGGACAATGCAATACCACTGCCTTTCCTGCGATGCCCGCCACGGCATTGACGAGCTTCTCTACACCTGCCCCTCCTGCGGCGAGGTTCTCCTGCTTGAGGATACGGGCTTTGACCGCTTGAAAAAAACGTCCGGCCGGGAATGGCGCGACATTTTCGATACCCGCGCGTCCACCCGCAACCCTTCCTTGCGCGGGATATTCCGGTTCTACGAACTCATGGCCCCGGTGGTGGAGGAAAAAGACGTCCTCTACCTCGGCGAGGGCAACACGCCCATAGTGGCCGCGTCAGGCGCTCTCGCCGGGGAAGTCGGGGTGCCCTTCGCCTACAAGAACGACGGGCAAAACCCCAGCGCCTCCTTCAAGGACCGGGGCATGGCCTGCGCGTTCAGTTATTTGCAGTCCCTGGTGCGCAAGCACAACTGGGATTCCGTGCTGACCATCTGCGCCTCCACCGGGGATACATCCGCGGCCGCCGCGCTGTACGCCTCGTACCTCGGCGGCCCGATCAAATCCGTGGTGCTCCTGCCCCAGGGAAAGGTTACCCCGCAGCAGCTCTCCCAGCCGCTCGGCAGCGGGGCCACGGTGCTGGAAATTCCCGGCGTGTTCGACGACTGCATGAAAGTGGTGGAACAATTGGCGGATACCTACCGCGTGGCGCTGCTCAACTCCAAGAACAGCTGGCGCATCCTCGGGCAGGAATCCTTCTCCTTCGAGGTGGCGCAGTGGTACGGCTGGGATGTGTCCAACCTCGCGATTTTCGTGCCCATCGGCAACGCGGGTAACGTCACGGCCATCATGTCCGGGTTCCTCAAGCTGCATGCGCTCGGCATCATTGAAAAACTGCCGCGCCTGTTCGGCGTGCAGTCCGAACACGCGGACCCTGTCTACCGTTACTACGCCGTGCCGGACGCGTCCAAACGGCATTACGCGCCCGTTACCGTCACGCCCAGTGTGGCCCAGGCCGCCATGATCGGCAACCCCGTGTCCTTCCCCCGGGTGAAACACCTGGCGGAAAAATACACGGCCATCGGCGGCGAGCAGGCCTTCCAGGTCATGCAGGTGACGGAGCAGTCCATCATGGATTCCATGATCCAGGCCAACCGCCACGGGCATATCGCCTGCACCCAGGGCGGGGAAACCCTGGCGGGATTGAAGGCCGCGCTGCATCACGGCCTCATGCGGAAAGGGGAGACGGCCGTGCTCGATTCCACGGCGCACGCGTTGAAGTTCATGGATTTCCAGAACATGTATTTCACGGATTCGTTCCCGGCGGAATACGGCGTAACGCCCGACCCGGCGCTGGCCAACGCGCCGAAGCTGGTTATCGGCGGCGACAAAAAGGCCGCCCTGCCCGAAAAGGAGTTTACCCTGGCGGCGGCGGCGGCCGTGGCGGAGACATTGGGGTTGCAAAAGCGGTAA
- a CDS encoding putative Lipoprotein (Evidence 3 : Function proposed based on presence of conserved amino acid motif, structural feature or limited homology), whose translation MLIHSVHHNRSHTARRFFSCFLLCLALVLPAFVSGCAYVDDRVNFDLTGQTVVYRDQWARRDPPSVYVQPAEVADSQLTALFVPFRVTQPITDPEIIGYTQARVVWQTWLAKRLFSVMEFDANQGPFRRDRAIAAARARGADVVIGGFVTYYYAGGSEADSQVALQVEIYDTASGQLIWSMAQSALMPARMVNDYIVFSTETRAPSDPMFALARTIAEDMGNIIGRWAQPVDGPRFEVEGGPKPQPMKSSF comes from the coding sequence ATGCTTATCCATTCCGTGCATCACAACAGATCGCATACAGCGCGCCGTTTTTTTTCATGTTTTCTGCTTTGCCTTGCCCTGGTGCTCCCGGCGTTCGTTTCCGGGTGCGCGTATGTGGACGACAGGGTCAACTTCGACCTTACCGGCCAGACCGTCGTCTACCGCGACCAATGGGCGCGGCGCGATCCGCCTTCGGTCTACGTGCAGCCCGCCGAGGTCGCGGACTCCCAACTGACGGCGCTGTTCGTCCCCTTCCGGGTAACCCAGCCCATAACCGACCCGGAAATAATCGGTTACACCCAGGCCCGGGTCGTCTGGCAGACCTGGCTTGCCAAGCGGCTGTTCTCAGTCATGGAATTTGACGCGAATCAGGGGCCGTTCCGCCGCGACCGCGCCATAGCGGCCGCGAGAGCCAGGGGCGCGGACGTCGTTATCGGCGGGTTTGTGACATATTATTACGCGGGCGGGTCCGAGGCCGACAGCCAGGTGGCCCTGCAAGTGGAAATTTACGATACCGCCTCGGGGCAGCTCATCTGGTCCATGGCCCAGTCCGCGCTGATGCCCGCGCGCATGGTCAACGACTATATCGTGTTCTCCACGGAGACGCGCGCGCCGTCGGACCCCATGTTCGCGCTTGCCAGAACGATCGCGGAAGACATGGGGAACATCATAGGCCGCTGGGCGCAGCCCGTGGACGGCCCGCGGTTTGAAGTGGAAGGCGGGCCCAAGCCCCAGCCCATGAAATCGTCGTTTTAG
- a CDS encoding MerR regulatory family protein — MSQKMYRIGEAATKLNLKSYVLRFWETEFPQIAPIRTEKGQRLYRESDLAVLGRIRYLLHERGLTIDGARRLLREEAAKGTLYTGAAMLSDENITDEFPDELPDDGAESAADSGFADGEDIPGEAAGPSPKTEHHSPVQASLFPAAGAVRPDGPGGAGGPDGAVTDELRAIITELAAIRRLLVADTPGEMP, encoded by the coding sequence ATGAGCCAAAAAATGTACCGCATCGGCGAAGCCGCAACCAAACTGAACCTGAAAAGTTATGTGTTGCGCTTCTGGGAAACGGAGTTCCCGCAGATCGCGCCCATCCGCACGGAAAAGGGCCAGCGGCTGTACAGGGAATCCGATCTCGCCGTTTTGGGGCGCATCCGCTATCTGTTGCACGAGCGCGGGCTTACCATTGACGGCGCCCGCCGCCTCCTGCGCGAGGAAGCGGCAAAAGGCACCCTGTACACGGGCGCCGCCATGCTGTCCGACGAGAACATCACGGACGAATTCCCTGACGAGCTCCCTGACGACGGCGCCGAATCCGCCGCCGACAGCGGGTTCGCGGACGGCGAGGACATCCCCGGCGAGGCCGCGGGCCCCTCGCCGAAGACGGAACACCACAGCCCGGTCCAGGCCAGCCTTTTCCCGGCGGCCGGAGCCGTCAGGCCGGACGGGCCAGGCGGAGCGGGCGGGCCGGACGGTGCCGTCACGGACGAATTGCGGGCCATTATAACCGAGCTTGCGGCCATCCGCCGGCTGCTCGTTGCCGATACACCCGGAGAAATGCCATGA
- the rpe gene encoding Ribulose-phosphate 3-epimerase: MILSPSMLSSDFSRLGEEIAALEEAGLTWVHWDVMDGSFVPNITFGPPVIKNLRKKSNLFFDVHLMIREPEKHLAAFADAGADMLVVHAEACTHLHRTLGAIRELGMKSGVALNPATPVHVLEHVMDVTDMVLVMTVNPGFGGQSFIPSGLAKIRAVRTMCNRQEKEILIQADGGISPANAGEIVMAGASVLVAGSAFFSAASYRERREEFEKAVA, translated from the coding sequence ATGATACTCAGCCCTTCGATGCTTTCATCAGATTTTTCCCGCCTGGGCGAAGAGATAGCCGCTCTGGAAGAGGCCGGGCTTACGTGGGTGCACTGGGACGTCATGGACGGTTCCTTTGTGCCGAACATCACCTTCGGCCCGCCCGTCATCAAAAACCTCCGCAAGAAAAGTAACTTGTTTTTCGACGTGCACCTGATGATCCGCGAGCCGGAAAAACACCTCGCGGCTTTCGCGGACGCCGGGGCGGACATGCTGGTCGTGCATGCGGAAGCCTGCACCCATCTGCACCGTACCCTCGGCGCCATCAGGGAACTGGGCATGAAGTCCGGGGTGGCCCTGAACCCGGCAACGCCCGTTCACGTGCTTGAACACGTCATGGACGTTACGGACATGGTGCTCGTCATGACGGTCAACCCCGGTTTTGGCGGGCAGAGCTTCATCCCTTCCGGCCTTGCGAAAATCCGCGCCGTGCGCACCATGTGCAACCGGCAGGAAAAGGAAATTCTCATCCAGGCGGACGGCGGCATCAGCCCCGCCAACGCCGGGGAAATCGTCATGGCCGGCGCGTCCGTGCTGGTGGCGGGCTCCGCCTTTTTCAGCGCCGCCTCATACCGGGAACGGCGTGAGGAATTTGAAAAGGCCGTGGCATAA
- a CDS encoding conserved hypothetical protein (Evidence 4 : Homologs of previously reported genes of unknown function) — translation MTLDPALLHILACPVCRGGLEIMGEAEGLACARCAVVYPIRDEIPVMLAEEAVAFREWSAGKREAVPLPPKP, via the coding sequence ATGACGCTTGATCCCGCGCTGTTGCACATTCTGGCTTGTCCCGTCTGCCGGGGCGGCCTTGAAATTATGGGCGAGGCCGAAGGGCTTGCCTGCGCGCGGTGCGCCGTGGTCTATCCCATCCGGGACGAAATTCCCGTCATGCTGGCCGAGGAAGCGGTGGCTTTTCGCGAATGGTCCGCCGGGAAACGCGAGGCCGTCCCTCTGCCGCCAAAACCCTAG
- a CDS encoding Heat shock protein Hsp20 translates to MPANLPLIYGFPTLLDRLMDQTDFLPLPAPQEVSARHFPPLQIFEDENALHVRASVPGISLENLQLILDSKTLSLRGVIPFLPGRHLRRDRPAGPFKRDIRLPFPVQADAIRAAVRNGVLTVTLPRTPLTKKRIIPVSGATRVPS, encoded by the coding sequence ATGCCTGCGAATCTTCCCCTGATTTACGGCTTTCCGACCCTTCTTGACCGGCTTATGGACCAAACGGATTTTCTGCCCCTGCCCGCCCCGCAGGAGGTCAGCGCGCGGCACTTCCCGCCGCTCCAGATTTTCGAGGATGAAAATGCTCTGCACGTCCGGGCCAGCGTTCCCGGCATATCCCTGGAAAACCTCCAGCTGATCCTTGATTCCAAAACGCTTTCCTTACGGGGCGTCATTCCCTTTCTGCCCGGCCGCCACCTCCGGCGCGACAGGCCCGCCGGCCCGTTCAAGCGCGACATCCGCCTGCCCTTTCCGGTACAGGCCGACGCGATCCGGGCCGCCGTCCGCAACGGCGTCCTGACCGTCACCCTGCCCAGAACCCCGCTTACGAAAAAACGCATCATCCCGGTAAGCGGCGCGACGCGGGTACCGTCATGA
- a CDS encoding hypothetical protein (Evidence 5 : No homology to any previously reported sequences), whose translation MSGKWHTVSLSPHARDNREKENREAAGQGESLLTLSPLTDMVELPEGVCVYCNLPGVAPGDISLTIDAKFLHIRAESRLPAIRGKIHALEFSDITYEGKVILPAVDAERIEASCSNGLLRVMMPFPAEIKPVRIPVTTEYHDGLDLPADIMKEEP comes from the coding sequence ATGAGCGGCAAATGGCACACCGTTTCGCTGTCGCCCCACGCCCGCGACAACCGGGAGAAGGAAAACCGGGAGGCTGCCGGCCAGGGCGAATCCCTGCTCACGCTATCGCCGCTCACGGACATGGTGGAATTGCCCGAAGGCGTTTGTGTTTACTGCAATCTTCCCGGCGTCGCGCCCGGCGACATTTCCCTGACGATCGACGCCAAATTTCTCCATATCCGCGCGGAATCGCGCCTTCCCGCCATCCGGGGGAAGATCCACGCCCTTGAGTTCAGCGATATCACCTATGAAGGCAAAGTCATACTCCCCGCCGTGGACGCGGAACGGATAGAAGCGTCCTGTTCCAACGGGCTGTTGCGCGTTATGATGCCTTTCCCGGCGGAAATCAAACCGGTCCGCATCCCCGTGACGACGGAATACCATGACGGGCTTGACCTTCCGGCCGATATCATGAAGGAAGAACCATAG
- a CDS encoding putative Glyoxylate reductase (Evidence 3 : Function proposed based on presence of conserved amino acid motif, structural feature or limited homology): protein MTTVFTPMPIFNRPGELLDLLNKRGFAQEWVSVPGAPKGAGTNEESMRAMIDRAPEMEFLITNTTPLGKEFFTAAKKLKLVAMYGVGLNHINIPEATAAGVLVTNVPGGNTRCVSELAFSFMLNLAHKVVQMHTELTGGSWRGRRGGEISDKTLGLIGFGNIARDMARLAQAFGMRVIFANRTPRPEAARELGATQLPFDQVLAEADYLSVHVPSGPGSWHFGKEEFAKMKKGAYFINTARGDLMDLDALTQALQSDHLAGAGLDVFPKEPVDPSHPILTLPNVVTTPHAGGLSSEAMARVTVSCLDEIDRILKKERSPNARNPEVYERWGF, encoded by the coding sequence ATGACCACCGTTTTCACTCCCATGCCCATTTTCAACAGGCCCGGCGAGCTGCTCGACCTTTTGAACAAGCGCGGGTTCGCGCAGGAATGGGTAAGCGTGCCCGGCGCGCCCAAAGGGGCGGGCACCAATGAGGAATCCATGCGGGCCATGATCGACCGGGCCCCGGAAATGGAATTTCTGATTACCAACACAACGCCGCTCGGCAAAGAATTTTTTACAGCCGCCAAAAAGCTCAAACTCGTGGCCATGTACGGGGTGGGGCTTAACCATATCAACATCCCCGAGGCCACAGCGGCGGGCGTATTGGTCACCAACGTGCCCGGCGGCAACACGCGGTGCGTTTCCGAGCTGGCTTTTTCCTTCATGCTGAACCTCGCCCACAAGGTCGTGCAAATGCACACGGAGCTTACCGGCGGGTCCTGGCGGGGCCGCCGGGGCGGTGAAATCAGCGATAAAACGCTGGGGCTCATCGGGTTCGGCAACATTGCCCGGGATATGGCGCGGCTGGCGCAAGCCTTCGGCATGCGGGTCATTTTCGCCAACCGCACTCCCCGCCCCGAGGCCGCCCGCGAACTCGGCGCCACCCAGTTGCCGTTCGACCAGGTTCTGGCGGAAGCGGACTATCTTTCCGTCCATGTTCCCAGCGGTCCCGGCTCCTGGCATTTCGGCAAGGAAGAGTTCGCGAAGATGAAAAAAGGCGCGTATTTCATCAACACCGCGAGGGGCGACCTGATGGACCTTGACGCCCTGACCCAGGCGCTGCAAAGCGACCACCTCGCCGGGGCGGGCCTGGATGTGTTCCCCAAGGAGCCGGTTGACCCCTCGCACCCCATTCTCACTCTGCCCAATGTGGTGACAACCCCCCATGCGGGCGGGCTTTCCTCCGAGGCCATGGCCCGGGTGACCGTTTCCTGCCTCGACGAAATAGACCGTATTTTGAAGAAGGAGCGCTCGCCCAACGCGCGCAACCCCGAAGTTTATGAACGGTGGGGTTTCTGA
- a CDS encoding putative Methyltransferase type 11 (Evidence 3 : Function proposed based on presence of conserved amino acid motif, structural feature or limited homology) — MGFYEELSRYYDEIFPVDAGEMRFVSGFLAGKRDVLDIGCGTGNKTVLLSDSARITGVDADPGMIARARADNARPGITYEILDMAALGERFSPASFDGAVCLGNTLVHLTDPAAIRGLCASVRRLLAPGGVFVCQILNYGRILDNAVTKLPVIETPNTRFSRFYTAKGDLLLFRTELYLKANGQSLKNETPLYPLRPESLEAMLAATGFSGLEQYGSYQGDPFRKDSFVIIVAATA, encoded by the coding sequence ATGGGATTCTACGAAGAACTCAGCCGGTATTATGACGAAATTTTCCCCGTGGACGCCGGTGAGATGCGGTTCGTCTCCGGTTTCCTCGCGGGCAAACGCGATGTCCTGGATATCGGCTGCGGCACGGGCAACAAGACCGTGCTCCTGAGCGACTCCGCCCGCATTACGGGCGTGGACGCCGATCCGGGCATGATCGCCCGGGCAAGGGCGGACAACGCCCGGCCCGGCATCACCTACGAGATCCTGGACATGGCCGCCCTTGGTGAGCGGTTTTCCCCGGCCTCCTTTGACGGCGCGGTCTGCCTCGGCAACACGCTCGTCCACCTCACGGACCCGGCCGCCATCCGGGGCCTCTGCGCGAGCGTGCGCCGCCTGCTTGCCCCCGGCGGCGTGTTCGTCTGCCAGATTCTCAACTACGGCCGCATCCTCGACAACGCCGTGACAAAACTGCCTGTCATCGAGACGCCCAATACGCGTTTTTCCCGGTTTTACACGGCCAAGGGCGATCTGCTCCTGTTCCGGACGGAACTGTACCTGAAAGCAAACGGGCAAAGCCTGAAAAACGAAACGCCCCTCTACCCCCTGCGCCCGGAAAGCCTGGAAGCCATGCTCGCGGCAACCGGCTTCTCCGGCCTTGAGCAATACGGCTCCTACCAGGGCGATCCTTTTAGAAAAGACTCTTTTGTTATTATTGTGGCGGCGACCGCCTGA
- a CDS encoding hypothetical protein (Evidence 5 : No homology to any previously reported sequences) has protein sequence MTTGVMTDEELALLEKQMETVTPGP, from the coding sequence ATGACAACGGGCGTCATGACCGACGAGGAGTTGGCCCTGCTGGAAAAGCAAATGGAAACGGTCACCCCCGGACCGTAG